In Dunckerocampus dactyliophorus isolate RoL2022-P2 chromosome 14, RoL_Ddac_1.1, whole genome shotgun sequence, one DNA window encodes the following:
- the mcfd2 gene encoding multiple coagulation factor deficiency protein 2, with protein MRSSRCDVNLWGLLFFLASCLLCVHCHGDRHHEGQPLEVGSAAHFSGQGRFDKTVVQDKEHIMEHLEGVIDKPQKDMTPQELQLHYFKMHDYDGNNLLDGLELATAITHVHKEERGENSQPMREEDLINLIDDVLRDDDKNNDGYIDYAEFAKSLE; from the exons ATGAGAAGCAGCAGGTGTGATGTGAACTTGTGGGGCCTCCTCTTTTTCCTGGCCTCCTGTCTTCTGTGTGTCCACTGCCATGGGGACCGTCATCACGAGGGACAGCCACTCGAGGTTGGAAGCGCTGCTCACTTTTCGGGTCAAGGTCGCTTTGACAAAACCGTGGTCCAAGATAAAGA GCACATTATGGAGCATTTGGAGGGTGTGATTGACAAACCGCAGAAAGACATGACACCCCAGGAGCTTCAGCTGCACTATTTTAAGATGCACGATTACGACGGCAACAACCTGTTGGATGGGCTGGAGTTAGCGACAGCTATTACGCATGTCCACAAAGAG gaGAGAGGAGAAAACAGCCAGCCGATGCGAGAGGAAGATCTAATAAATCTAATCGATGACGTTCTGAGGGATGATGACAAAAATAATGACGGTTACATAGACTACGCAGAGTTTGCCAAATCACTGGAATAA